Proteins encoded in a region of the Clostridium beijerinckii genome:
- the atpD gene encoding F0F1 ATP synthase subunit beta, producing MPGKMGKVVQVIGPVIDIKFDSDSLPDLYNAIVIKAGDYELVAEVEQHVGDDIVRTIAMSATEGLKRGMDAVDTGAPISVPVGEEVLGRLFNVLGKPIDKCGDIEVKQEYPIHRPAPSFKDQSVEPEMFETGIKVVDLLAPYQRGGKIGLFGGAGVGKTVLIQELINNIAKQHGGLSVFTGVGERSREGNDLYHEMRESGVIDKTALVFGQMNEPPGARMRVALTGLTMAEYFRDKGQDVLLFIDNIFRYTQAGSEVSALLGRTPSAVGYQPTLATEMGALQERITSTVNGSITSVQAVYVPADDLTDPAPATTFAHLDATTVLSRGIAELGIYPAVDPLESTSRILDPRIVGEEHYKVAADVKHVLEKYKQLQDIIAILGVDELGDEDKAIVARARRIQRFLSQPFTVGEQFTGLKGKYVPVKETVRGFKEILEGKYDELPESAFLFAGTIDDVIEKAKKLG from the coding sequence ATGCCTGGAAAGATGGGAAAAGTAGTTCAAGTAATTGGACCGGTAATAGATATAAAGTTTGATTCAGATTCTCTCCCAGATTTATATAATGCCATTGTTATTAAGGCGGGAGATTATGAATTAGTAGCAGAAGTTGAACAACACGTTGGAGACGATATAGTTAGAACAATAGCTATGTCAGCTACAGAAGGATTAAAGAGGGGAATGGATGCTGTTGATACAGGAGCACCTATTTCTGTTCCAGTAGGAGAAGAAGTATTAGGAAGATTATTTAATGTTTTAGGAAAGCCTATTGATAAGTGTGGAGATATTGAAGTAAAACAAGAATATCCAATTCATAGACCAGCACCAAGCTTTAAAGATCAATCAGTTGAGCCTGAAATGTTTGAAACAGGAATCAAGGTAGTAGACTTACTTGCACCATATCAAAGAGGTGGTAAGATAGGTCTATTTGGAGGAGCTGGAGTTGGTAAAACAGTTTTAATCCAAGAATTAATAAACAATATAGCTAAACAACATGGTGGTTTATCAGTATTTACTGGAGTTGGTGAAAGATCAAGAGAAGGTAATGACTTATATCATGAAATGAGAGAGTCAGGAGTTATTGATAAGACAGCATTAGTATTTGGACAAATGAATGAGCCACCAGGTGCCAGAATGAGAGTTGCATTAACAGGTCTTACTATGGCAGAGTACTTTAGAGATAAAGGTCAAGATGTGTTATTATTCATAGATAACATATTCAGATATACTCAAGCAGGTTCAGAGGTTTCAGCATTACTTGGAAGAACACCTTCAGCGGTTGGATATCAGCCAACACTTGCAACTGAAATGGGTGCACTTCAGGAAAGAATTACATCAACAGTTAACGGTTCTATTACGTCAGTTCAAGCTGTATATGTTCCAGCTGATGACTTAACAGACCCAGCTCCAGCAACAACATTTGCGCATTTAGATGCAACAACAGTTTTATCTAGAGGTATTGCGGAACTTGGTATATATCCAGCTGTTGATCCATTAGAATCAACTTCAAGAATCCTTGATCCAAGAATTGTTGGAGAAGAGCACTATAAAGTAGCAGCTGATGTTAAACACGTTCTTGAAAAGTATAAGCAATTACAAGATATCATAGCTATCTTAGGTGTTGACGAATTAGGGGATGAAGATAAGGCTATCGTGGCTAGAGCAAGAAGAATTCAAAGATTCTTATCTCAACCATTTACAGTTGGTGAACAATTTACAGGATTAAAAGGTAAGTATGTTCCAGTAAAAGAAACAGTAAGAGGATTTAAAGAAATTCTTGAAGGTAAATACGATGAGTTACCAGAATCAGCTTTCTTATTTGCAGGAACTATAGATGATGTTATAGAAAAAGCAAAAAAATTAGGATAA